The DNA region AATGATAAAGAAACTAACCTGCGGATCACGCTTTAACCATGCTCGTGTTATTTCACGTCCAATATAGCCAGTACCACCTAATAGAACGACATTTGTCATATTTAATTACTTCCTTATTTTAAATAATGCTATCCATAGAAATTATAATTCCACGGATAACGAATGTCAAATTCAAGTATATCTAAGTATGTTAATTGCCAAATCAATATATTATTAAGCATAAATGGAATCTCAACATTATTTTGTCATAAGTTGGCAGAATCCTTTTAAATTTGCTTTTCTAATCCACTTAAAGGTTTTATTTAATACGAAATATTATTTTTGTTCAATTGTCTTAAAAAGAATTTGACTCAATCAAAAAATCCGACATAACGAATCCTAGCTACAGTCATAGTAATGAATACCATTTATTTAATATTTTTCAGCGCATTCTTTGCAATTTTTTGTTGATCCGCCGTGCCTTCTTTTGCAAATCTTTCAATAATATGCCGTTTTTTTGAACGTTCCTGCATGACGCCCATACCATTGATATGGTTAATATGTTGATACGTATCGATACTATTAATTAATTCTACATAGTCATTTTTAACAATGTACAAATCAATCTGTTCGATTAGGATTTCATCAGTTGTATATTGTCGCATTGCATGCAAATCATCATTACTCAAATCAGTAACTGTGAGAACGCGATCAACGCCAAATTGTGCTAGCATCATACCTCGTAATTGTTGGTTTAGTTCCTTTGTGTTCATGGCAAAACTCCCGTTTAACGTCACGTGGACAGAATTTTACCAATTAAAAACCGCATTCGGAAATACGAACGCGGTTTAACTCGATACGTATATCCGTTTACAGTGGAGCACCTTGCCGAATCGGTAGGTTGCTGCTGGGTCAAAGTGTGTAACCACTCGCCAGCTCTTGATATTGCGATATTTAATTGATATGGGTAGTATAATTCCGCCCTGTTTTAAAGTCAATAGTGTATTGATTATATACAAAGCCTTACTTAATCCGACAAACTGCGCAGAACACTTTGTGCAATTTTGTCAGCTGTCGTATTAATATCGTATGCTTCAGTTGGTGCGAGTCTTGTCATCCGAATAAACTCAAACACAAGTTGACCAGTCATTAATCTCAAAATATCGATTGTATCTAAGTCACTATGTGCCCCTAGTTGTTCGGCTATATTTAGCATGTTATCAACAATTGGTGCGAGTTTAGTCTTTAATTGCCCAAGTAATACATCATTGACCATCAATTCGCTGACTAAAATTTTTAGTATATGACGATTGGTATAAACAAAGGCCAGACGATTGCGGATTGCTTCATTAATTGTTTGAGCGAACGATCCATTTAATGGTAATTGATGGTTAATAAAATTATCTGCATACATAGGAATCAATTGATTAATTAATGGATCAAGAACGGCATCTAATAACAATCGCTTAGTTTTGAAATATTTGAAGATGGTTGCCTCGCTCATCCCGGACTCTTGAGCAATACTAGCTGTAGACGTACCATCATACCCATATTTAGCAAATAACTTGATTGCCGCTAATAATACTTTCTGCTTGCCAGCGGGCATTTTATCATCAACCATCCACTTAGAATAATCATCTAAAATTTTTTCTGACATATACGCCCCAATCTAAAATATAATAATCTATACGCGGCGATACCGCTTTAGGCCCACAATATTAATAAAAGTTAAGCCTACTATAAATATTAGCAGAATTAACAAATCAAACCAAATGTTGGTCAATCCCTGTCCGGTCATAATTACTTGGTTTAAAGCATCACCAGCATATTTCATTGGCAAAATATTGGCAAACCACTGCAACCAATTTGCCATGCCATCTAATGAAATCAGGCCTGAAAAGAAAATCTGGGGCACGACGATGATGGGAATGAATTGCATCATCTGAAATTCCGATTTAGCAAACGTTGACATTAGGATACCAAATGACAATGCAACCAGAGCTAACAGAATATTAATTAACATAACTAGGCCTAATGCCCCAGCTACTTCGACATTTAAAATAAAGATTGTGAATGTGACAATGACGAGTGTCTGTAAA from Weissella diestrammenae includes:
- a CDS encoding TetR/AcrR family transcriptional regulator, which translates into the protein MSEKILDDYSKWMVDDKMPAGKQKVLLAAIKLFAKYGYDGTSTASIAQESGMSEATIFKYFKTKRLLLDAVLDPLINQLIPMYADNFINHQLPLNGSFAQTINEAIRNRLAFVYTNRHILKILVSELMVNDVLLGQLKTKLAPIVDNMLNIAEQLGAHSDLDTIDILRLMTGQLVFEFIRMTRLAPTEAYDINTTADKIAQSVLRSLSD